Proteins from a single region of Festucalex cinctus isolate MCC-2025b chromosome 19, RoL_Fcin_1.0, whole genome shotgun sequence:
- the LOC144007650 gene encoding uncharacterized protein LOC144007650 isoform X1 → MCVACCCFSPRYVLLQDFPHLRDTSAFRFYSRFTNALTFQVWKLLIRNTVENLKAPEQAEMVKWEAFDEIRFAVGVKCWKRRQAEQFHKSRIKRHKVVESSHLLRGTKRNWIQVMTSHQGALVCKAPFNKQKVVGVWEARHQGTLETGVHRGIWPSSSSCSAQVRHNRDRQLSEHTVTKQICVACCCFSRRYFVLLQDFPHLRDTSAFEVIYQCRHSNCGS, encoded by the exons ATGTGTGTGGCTTGTTGCTGTTTTTCACCACGATATGTTTTGTTGCAGGATTTTCCACACTTGAGGGACACGTCAGCATTTAG GTTTTACTCGAGATTCACCAATGCACTGACATTCCAAGTCTGGAAGCTATTAATAAGAAATACTGTCGAAAATTTGAAGGCTCCAG AACAAGCTGAGATGGTCAAGTGGGAGGCATTTGATGAGATCAGATTTGCTGTCGGCGTCAAAT GCTGGAAGAGGAGGCAAGCTGAACAATTCCACAAGTCAAGGATCAAGCGACACAA GGTTGTGGAGTCATCACATTTGCTGAGGGGTACCAAGAGGAACTGGATCCAAG TCATGACAAGTCACCAGGGGGCGCTGGTGTGCAAAGCACCGTTCAACAAGCAGAAGGTGGTTGGCGTTTGGGAAGCTCGTCATCAGGGAACATTGGAGACAGGTGTGCACAGGGGTATTTGGCCTTCATCAAGCTCGTGCAGTGCTCAGGTGCGGCACAATCGCGATCGTCAGCTGAGTGAGCACACCGTGACCAAGCAAATATGTGTGGCTTGTTGCTGTTTCTCACGacgatattttgttttgttgcaggATTTTCCACACTTGAGGGACACGTCAGCGTTTGAG GTTATATACCAATGTAGACATTCCAACTGTGGGAGTTAA
- the LOC144007650 gene encoding uncharacterized protein LOC144007650 isoform X4, with protein MVKWEAFDEIRFAVGVKCWKRRQAEQFHKSRIKRHKVVESSHLLRGTKRNWIQVMTSHQGALVCKAPFNKQKVVGVWEARHQGTLETGVHRGIWPSSSSCSAQVRHNRDRQLSEHTVTKQICVACCCFSRRYFVLLQDFPHLRDTSAFEVIYQCRHSNCGS; from the exons ATGGTCAAGTGGGAGGCATTTGATGAGATCAGATTTGCTGTCGGCGTCAAAT GCTGGAAGAGGAGGCAAGCTGAACAATTCCACAAGTCAAGGATCAAGCGACACAA GGTTGTGGAGTCATCACATTTGCTGAGGGGTACCAAGAGGAACTGGATCCAAG TCATGACAAGTCACCAGGGGGCGCTGGTGTGCAAAGCACCGTTCAACAAGCAGAAGGTGGTTGGCGTTTGGGAAGCTCGTCATCAGGGAACATTGGAGACAGGTGTGCACAGGGGTATTTGGCCTTCATCAAGCTCGTGCAGTGCTCAGGTGCGGCACAATCGCGATCGTCAGCTGAGTGAGCACACCGTGACCAAGCAAATATGTGTGGCTTGTTGCTGTTTCTCACGacgatattttgttttgttgcaggATTTTCCACACTTGAGGGACACGTCAGCGTTTGAG GTTATATACCAATGTAGACATTCCAACTGTGGGAGTTAA
- the LOC144007650 gene encoding uncharacterized protein LOC144007650 isoform X2, protein MCVACCCFSPRYVLLQDFPHLRDTSAFRFYSRFTNALTFQVWKLLIRNTVENLKAPEQAEMVKWEAFDEIRFAVGVKCWKRRQAEQFHKSRIKRHKVVESSHLLRGTKRNWIQVMTSHQGALVCKAPFNKQKVVGVWEARHQGTLETGVHRGIWPSSSSCSAQDFPHLRDTSAFEVIYQCRHSNCGS, encoded by the exons ATGTGTGTGGCTTGTTGCTGTTTTTCACCACGATATGTTTTGTTGCAGGATTTTCCACACTTGAGGGACACGTCAGCATTTAG GTTTTACTCGAGATTCACCAATGCACTGACATTCCAAGTCTGGAAGCTATTAATAAGAAATACTGTCGAAAATTTGAAGGCTCCAG AACAAGCTGAGATGGTCAAGTGGGAGGCATTTGATGAGATCAGATTTGCTGTCGGCGTCAAAT GCTGGAAGAGGAGGCAAGCTGAACAATTCCACAAGTCAAGGATCAAGCGACACAA GGTTGTGGAGTCATCACATTTGCTGAGGGGTACCAAGAGGAACTGGATCCAAG TCATGACAAGTCACCAGGGGGCGCTGGTGTGCAAAGCACCGTTCAACAAGCAGAAGGTGGTTGGCGTTTGGGAAGCTCGTCATCAGGGAACATTGGAGACAGGTGTGCACAGGGGTATTTGGCCTTCATCAAGCTCGTGCAGTGCTCAG gATTTTCCACACTTGAGGGACACGTCAGCGTTTGAG GTTATATACCAATGTAGACATTCCAACTGTGGGAGTTAA
- the LOC144007650 gene encoding uncharacterized protein LOC144007650 isoform X3 — translation MCVACCCFSPRYVLLQDFPHLRDTSAFRFYSRFTNALTFQVWKLLIRNTVENLKAPEQAEMVKWEAFDEIRFAVGVKCWKRRQAEQFHKSRIKRHKVVESSHLLRGTKRNWIQVMTSHQGALVCKAPFNKQKVVGVWEARHQGTLETGVHRGIWPSSSSCSAQVRHNRDRQLRFSTLEGHVSV, via the exons ATGTGTGTGGCTTGTTGCTGTTTTTCACCACGATATGTTTTGTTGCAGGATTTTCCACACTTGAGGGACACGTCAGCATTTAG GTTTTACTCGAGATTCACCAATGCACTGACATTCCAAGTCTGGAAGCTATTAATAAGAAATACTGTCGAAAATTTGAAGGCTCCAG AACAAGCTGAGATGGTCAAGTGGGAGGCATTTGATGAGATCAGATTTGCTGTCGGCGTCAAAT GCTGGAAGAGGAGGCAAGCTGAACAATTCCACAAGTCAAGGATCAAGCGACACAA GGTTGTGGAGTCATCACATTTGCTGAGGGGTACCAAGAGGAACTGGATCCAAG TCATGACAAGTCACCAGGGGGCGCTGGTGTGCAAAGCACCGTTCAACAAGCAGAAGGTGGTTGGCGTTTGGGAAGCTCGTCATCAGGGAACATTGGAGACAGGTGTGCACAGGGGTATTTGGCCTTCATCAAGCTCGTGCAGTGCTCAGGTGCGGCACAATCGCGATCGTCAGCTGA gATTTTCCACACTTGAGGGACACGTCAGCGTTTGA
- the LOC144007650 gene encoding uncharacterized protein LOC144007650 isoform X5: MCVACCCFSPRYVLLQDFPHLRDTSAFRFYSRFTNALTFQVWKLLIRNTVENLKAPEQAEMVKWEAFDEIRFAVGVKCWKRRQAEQFHKSRIKRHKVVESSHLLRGTKRNWIQGFSTLEGHVSV; the protein is encoded by the exons ATGTGTGTGGCTTGTTGCTGTTTTTCACCACGATATGTTTTGTTGCAGGATTTTCCACACTTGAGGGACACGTCAGCATTTAG GTTTTACTCGAGATTCACCAATGCACTGACATTCCAAGTCTGGAAGCTATTAATAAGAAATACTGTCGAAAATTTGAAGGCTCCAG AACAAGCTGAGATGGTCAAGTGGGAGGCATTTGATGAGATCAGATTTGCTGTCGGCGTCAAAT GCTGGAAGAGGAGGCAAGCTGAACAATTCCACAAGTCAAGGATCAAGCGACACAA GGTTGTGGAGTCATCACATTTGCTGAGGGGTACCAAGAGGAACTGGATCCAAG gATTTTCCACACTTGAGGGACACGTCAGCGTTTGA